A part of Bacillus thuringiensis genomic DNA contains:
- the flhF gene encoding flagellar biosynthesis protein FlhF, whose translation MESTEKKEALMRIKAASKNELYRKLFDQYGTDYYYVVDESVKRNIPFFWKKNYEMLVAFPEDKQEEEQEVTTQFHEQLMDVVNDPSEQIVKANGIQSVLHNLENVTTPMSYAAMQTGNSEEWARKKEKLLKLFEKGIVVVKQTEETKVTKKQKAVKKVVPVKKEEVVVKKENQESVPFIIQKVIRMLEQNDVEQYFIHAYAEKLKVKFENATMITEEEVIGYILEDMRSHFNTENVFEKEVQTIALIGPTGVGKTTTLAKMAWQFHGKKKTVGFITTDHSRIGTVQQLQDYVKTMGFEVIAVRDEAAMTRALTYFKEEARVDYILIDTAGKNYRASETVEEMIETMGQVEPDYICLTLSASMKSKDMIEIITNFKDIHIDGIVFTKFDETASSGELLKIPAVSSAPIVLMTDGQDVKQHIHIATAEHLAKQMLQTS comes from the coding sequence ATGGAAAGTACAGAAAAGAAAGAAGCGTTAATGCGAATAAAAGCAGCTTCGAAAAATGAATTGTATCGAAAGTTATTTGACCAATATGGTACAGATTATTATTACGTTGTCGATGAAAGTGTAAAACGAAATATCCCGTTTTTTTGGAAAAAGAATTATGAAATGTTAGTTGCTTTTCCAGAGGATAAACAGGAAGAAGAACAAGAAGTCACAACTCAATTTCATGAACAATTAATGGATGTTGTAAATGATCCTTCAGAACAAATTGTGAAGGCGAACGGAATTCAATCGGTACTGCACAATTTAGAAAACGTGACGACTCCTATGTCATACGCAGCGATGCAAACAGGAAATAGTGAAGAATGGGCAAGAAAGAAAGAAAAACTATTAAAGCTGTTTGAAAAAGGTATCGTCGTTGTGAAACAGACGGAAGAAACGAAAGTAACGAAAAAGCAAAAAGCTGTGAAAAAAGTTGTTCCGGTCAAGAAAGAAGAAGTGGTTGTAAAAAAAGAAAACCAAGAATCTGTACCGTTTATTATTCAAAAAGTAATTCGCATGCTAGAGCAAAACGATGTAGAACAATACTTCATTCATGCATATGCTGAGAAGTTAAAAGTGAAGTTTGAGAATGCAACGATGATTACAGAAGAAGAAGTGATCGGATACATATTGGAAGATATGAGATCCCATTTCAACACGGAAAACGTTTTTGAAAAAGAAGTGCAAACAATTGCATTAATCGGTCCAACTGGAGTTGGAAAAACGACGACACTTGCGAAAATGGCATGGCAGTTTCACGGTAAGAAAAAAACGGTTGGTTTTATTACGACAGACCATTCACGTATTGGGACAGTGCAGCAACTGCAAGATTACGTAAAAACAATGGGATTTGAAGTAATTGCTGTTCGTGATGAAGCTGCAATGACAAGAGCGCTTACGTATTTTAAAGAAGAAGCGCGCGTCGATTATATTTTAATTGATACAGCTGGGAAAAATTATCGTGCGTCAGAAACAGTAGAAGAAATGATTGAAACGATGGGACAAGTAGAGCCAGATTATATTTGTTTAACGTTATCAGCTTCGATGAAAAGTAAAGATATGATTGAAATCATTACGAACTTTAAAGATATTCATATTGATGGTATCGTATTTACGAAATTTGATGAAACAGCTAGTAGTGGTGAATTGTTGAAAATTCCAGCAGTATCATCAGCTCCAATTGTATTAATGACAGACGGACAAGACGTGAAGCAACATATACATATCGCTACAGCTGAACATTTAGCGAAACAAATGTTGCAAACATCATAG
- a CDS encoding NtaA/DmoA family FMN-dependent monooxygenase (This protein belongs to a clade of FMN-dependent monooxygenases, within a broader family of flavin-dependent oxidoreductases, the luciferase-like monooxygenase (LMM) family, some of whose members use coenzyme F420 rather than FMN.) — protein sequence MSIKKQLCIGLCLISRKKEQESEFNSGIEEQVELAKQAEKAKLDFVFKADYLVAHPDLIARNKGNVILDPTLLFTAIAYATEKIGVVTTASTSFYPPYILARQLQSLHWISNGRVGWNIVTSIDGAENFGEEGMPSSEERYAKAAECTALVRNLWGSHPNEVLKVDNPDVIRKMVKPIEHNGKYFKVKGPLNIPQHISGEMPLFQAGASESGRNFAASVADAIFAATPDVESGMELRQDLRRRAKQHGRKQDDIRVLPGLYFFIGDTYEEALEMHRLAHQHLTKEKRYALLEMVLGLNARGIPLESKITEEMLPSQDQTVRSKTHAELLRNFIIKNEPTLEQILERPEVVGSAHWVAVGIAQDVAKQIMDRFEAGALDGFIAIPGGPPKSLDLFLSRVIPLFVKAGVFREEYTGSTLREHLEGHTSKTLQLK from the coding sequence ATGTCTATAAAAAAACAACTTTGCATTGGGTTATGTTTAATTTCTAGAAAGAAAGAGCAAGAAAGTGAGTTTAATTCGGGAATTGAAGAGCAAGTAGAGTTAGCGAAACAGGCAGAAAAGGCTAAGTTAGATTTTGTTTTTAAAGCAGATTATTTAGTGGCGCACCCGGATTTAATTGCTCGTAATAAAGGGAATGTCATTTTAGATCCGACGTTATTGTTTACTGCTATTGCTTATGCAACAGAAAAAATTGGAGTCGTTACGACTGCGTCAACTTCGTTTTACCCACCATATATATTAGCGAGGCAATTACAATCTTTACACTGGATTAGTAATGGCCGAGTTGGTTGGAATATTGTCACATCCATTGATGGGGCTGAAAATTTTGGTGAGGAAGGGATGCCATCATCTGAGGAACGATACGCGAAAGCGGCAGAGTGTACAGCGTTAGTAAGAAATCTTTGGGGAAGTCATCCTAATGAAGTATTGAAAGTAGATAACCCTGATGTGATTAGAAAGATGGTAAAGCCTATCGAGCATAATGGTAAATACTTTAAGGTGAAAGGTCCACTTAATATTCCGCAGCACATTTCAGGAGAAATGCCATTATTTCAAGCAGGTGCTTCAGAGTCAGGCCGGAATTTCGCTGCTTCTGTTGCGGATGCAATTTTTGCTGCAACGCCAGATGTAGAGTCAGGGATGGAACTGCGCCAAGATTTAAGAAGAAGAGCAAAACAGCATGGCCGAAAGCAAGATGATATACGTGTATTGCCTGGATTATATTTCTTTATAGGTGATACATATGAAGAAGCATTAGAAATGCATAGGCTAGCTCATCAACATCTTACAAAAGAGAAGAGATATGCGTTACTTGAAATGGTTCTCGGATTAAATGCTAGAGGGATTCCACTAGAAAGTAAGATTACGGAAGAGATGCTGCCAAGTCAGGATCAAACTGTTCGCAGTAAAACACATGCCGAATTATTACGGAACTTCATCATTAAAAATGAACCAACCCTTGAACAAATACTAGAACGACCAGAAGTTGTTGGCTCCGCTCATTGGGTTGCGGTTGGTATAGCACAAGACGTTGCGAAGCAAATTATGGATAGGTTTGAGGCAGGAGCGTTAGATGGATTTATTGCTATTCCAGGAGGACCTCCAAAGTCATTGGATCTATTCTTAAGTAGGGTCATTCCTTTATTTGTGAAGGCCGGTGTATTTAGGGAAGAGTATACAGGTTCTACTTTACGGGAGCATTTAGAGGGACATACCTCAAAAACATTGCAGTTAAAATAA
- a CDS encoding glycosyltransferase — translation MNLSIYEGLGIIFFIIIITYALAHKYLWSKKLLIILFLVSNAIYLIWRTFYSLPTINLISIIAGIVLLITEWAGYLQSIIFSIVSWKPYKRKEIPLSTFETLPTVDIFIATYNEPLDLLKRTVAGCTMITYPKELLNIYICDDGRRESVKHLASEFSVHYITRTENSHAKAGNLNHAMTHSTGDIIVTMDADMVPRANFLERTIGYFSKNNVVFVQAPQVFYNADPFQYNLFFEDNIANEQDFFMRQLEEGKDRFNATMYVGSNALFRRTALEEIGGFATGVITEDMATGMLLQANKWETVFVNETLAVGLSPETFSDLLKQRDRWCRGNIQVVKKWNPFTLKGLSFMQRLLYADGIHYWFFGVYKMIFLLAPLLFLVFDIYSLEINFMQLFMFWAPAFLTSQLIFKAVSNKKRTTTWSHVYEVAMAPYMGFAILSETFLRKKFQFHVTRKGVQNNTRHFLWIASVPHLVLLILTIIALIRATLMLLYPAQYHIERESLYINIFWVLYNGIAIITSLFVAFERPRFRNSERFVVNLPGTLQTEDMTISCHVLDISETGARFEVDSSIPFETLSSLSSYTLSFGEVEKIHSTKKWIRRQVNSVQIGVSFHDVSHEQYCKLILHLFSKPVNDRVEKVYDKAFLTLAIASFIKNTKKSPRQFRRQHIREQLMSPGTLHMNGMPIEATIIDYSTGGCQIQTNTPLAIDQIIQITMNERHIQKKKAKVCWIQKKGRKIYAGLKFTA, via the coding sequence CAAAGAAATTGCTCATTATTCTATTTCTCGTTAGTAATGCTATTTACCTTATTTGGCGAACATTTTATTCACTACCAACTATTAATCTCATAAGTATTATTGCGGGTATTGTATTGTTAATTACAGAATGGGCTGGTTACTTGCAATCTATCATTTTTAGCATCGTTTCATGGAAACCGTATAAACGAAAAGAAATACCATTATCTACTTTCGAAACATTACCTACTGTCGATATTTTTATCGCAACTTACAATGAGCCACTTGATTTATTAAAACGAACTGTCGCTGGTTGTACAATGATTACTTATCCGAAAGAGCTGCTTAATATTTACATTTGTGATGATGGTCGACGGGAAAGTGTGAAACATCTTGCTAGTGAATTTTCTGTTCACTATATTACTCGTACTGAAAATAGTCATGCAAAAGCAGGAAACTTAAATCATGCCATGACCCATTCGACAGGTGATATTATCGTTACAATGGATGCTGATATGGTCCCAAGGGCCAACTTTTTAGAGCGAACGATTGGCTATTTTTCTAAAAATAATGTTGTATTTGTTCAAGCACCACAAGTGTTTTATAATGCTGATCCATTCCAATATAATTTATTTTTTGAAGATAACATCGCCAATGAACAAGATTTCTTTATGCGTCAATTAGAGGAAGGAAAAGATCGATTTAACGCTACGATGTATGTTGGTAGTAACGCTCTATTTCGCCGTACTGCTCTTGAAGAAATTGGAGGATTTGCAACTGGAGTTATTACTGAAGATATGGCAACTGGTATGCTACTACAAGCGAACAAATGGGAAACTGTATTTGTCAATGAAACACTCGCTGTTGGATTATCCCCAGAAACGTTTAGCGATTTATTAAAACAACGTGATCGCTGGTGTCGAGGGAATATTCAAGTCGTAAAAAAATGGAATCCTTTCACTTTAAAAGGATTATCTTTTATGCAGCGTCTTTTATATGCAGATGGAATCCACTATTGGTTTTTCGGCGTTTATAAAATGATATTTTTACTAGCACCACTATTATTTTTAGTATTCGATATTTATAGTTTAGAAATTAATTTTATGCAATTATTTATGTTTTGGGCTCCTGCCTTTTTAACGTCACAGCTTATTTTCAAAGCTGTTTCGAATAAAAAACGAACGACTACGTGGAGTCACGTATACGAAGTAGCTATGGCACCTTATATGGGATTTGCTATTTTATCTGAAACGTTCTTACGGAAAAAGTTTCAATTTCATGTAACGAGAAAAGGCGTCCAAAATAACACGAGGCATTTTTTATGGATTGCAAGTGTCCCTCATCTCGTGCTACTAATATTAACAATTATTGCACTTATTCGGGCAACACTTATGCTCTTATACCCTGCACAATATCATATTGAAAGAGAAAGTTTATATATTAATATTTTCTGGGTACTTTACAACGGAATAGCTATTATCACTTCATTATTTGTAGCATTTGAAAGACCACGTTTCCGAAACTCTGAACGTTTCGTAGTAAATTTACCAGGTACTTTACAAACCGAAGATATGACGATTTCTTGCCACGTCCTTGATATTAGTGAAACTGGTGCACGTTTTGAAGTAGATTCATCCATTCCGTTTGAAACTTTATCAAGTCTATCTTCCTATACATTATCTTTTGGAGAGGTAGAAAAGATTCATAGTACAAAAAAATGGATCCGAAGACAAGTAAATTCAGTACAAATTGGGGTATCGTTTCATGATGTATCCCATGAGCAATATTGTAAACTCATTCTTCATCTATTTAGTAAACCTGTTAATGACCGGGTGGAAAAGGTATACGATAAAGCATTTCTTACACTAGCAATTGCATCGTTCATAAAAAACACAAAGAAATCACCAAGACAATTTCGCAGGCAACATATACGTGAACAACTGATGTCTCCTGGAACATTGCATATGAATGGGATGCCGATTGAAGCGACCATTATCGACTATAGTACAGGTGGGTGCCAAATACAAACGAACACCCCACTCGCGATTGACCAAATTATACAGATAACAATGAATGAGCGTCATATTCAAAAGAAAAAAGCGAAAGTATGTTGGATTCAAAAAAAGGGTCGTAAAATATATGCTGGATTAAAATTCACAGCGTAA
- a CDS encoding antibiotic biosynthesis monooxygenase family protein has translation MENAPQKTSQYYAVIFTSNLSNDTTDYSTASDKMEELAKQQPGFLGVESAREHSGLGITISYWESLEAIENWKQNALHKEAKKRGREQWYENFHLRICLVEKEFKFHRGTL, from the coding sequence ATGGAAAATGCTCCACAAAAAACGAGCCAATATTATGCAGTTATATTCACTTCTAATTTATCAAATGATACAACAGATTATAGTACCGCCTCTGACAAAATGGAGGAACTTGCAAAGCAGCAACCTGGATTTCTAGGTGTAGAAAGTGCACGAGAGCATTCGGGACTCGGTATCACAATTTCTTATTGGGAATCACTTGAGGCAATTGAAAATTGGAAACAAAACGCCTTACATAAAGAAGCGAAAAAAAGAGGACGTGAGCAATGGTATGAAAACTTTCATCTTCGTATTTGCCTTGTAGAGAAAGAATTTAAGTTTCATAGAGGCACATTGTAA
- a CDS encoding AzlD domain-containing protein — translation MEMRLDVLLLLLAAGAVTLVPRILPLLVFSKLQIPDWGLKWLNYIPIAILAALLAQVLFMHETMQWDYLIAAIPTFLVAIYTRSLLGTVLTGVIVIILLRFFF, via the coding sequence ATGGAAATGAGATTAGACGTATTATTACTTTTATTAGCAGCAGGAGCTGTCACACTTGTGCCACGTATTTTACCTCTACTCGTATTTAGCAAACTACAAATTCCAGACTGGGGTTTAAAATGGTTAAATTACATACCAATTGCAATATTAGCAGCACTTTTAGCACAAGTTTTATTTATGCATGAGACGATGCAGTGGGATTACCTTATTGCAGCAATTCCAACATTTCTTGTTGCCATATATACTCGTAGTTTATTAGGTACAGTATTAACGGGAGTGATTGTGATTATTTTGTTACGTTTCTTTTTCTAA
- a CDS encoding DUF3951 domain-containing protein has translation MILLTIGAILLTLFIFFIIGFIVFMMFVDKATPQIYYTPCESVTVKSKGKHRRKKS, from the coding sequence ATGATACTTTTAACGATAGGAGCAATTTTGTTAACGTTGTTTATTTTCTTTATTATCGGTTTTATTGTATTTATGATGTTTGTTGATAAGGCGACGCCTCAAATATATTACACACCTTGTGAATCAGTGACAGTGAAATCTAAAGGTAAACATAGAAGGAAGAAAAGTTGA
- a CDS encoding TrmB family transcriptional regulator has translation MDEIIKELQKLGFSQYECKAYIGLLKHSPVTGYEVSKQTGVPRSMIYEVLGKLMDKGAVHIVPSEPVKYVPVPATELMNRMRKDFEKSFEFLDEKLNCLEQERQIDVISHIRSNDRVLKEICNIISRAKEELWISVWEDQVHEIEPYIHQKEEEGVHIFSILFGAPDTTIGATFHHNYMTPHVVEKRMGGHLTVIARDGEEVLIANFSNDSTSWAVTTYDPALVLVATEYVRHDIMVEEITKEFGADKLDTLWRENIDLVHVVTGKRTLEGMEDDTDE, from the coding sequence ATGGATGAAATTATAAAGGAATTACAAAAGTTAGGTTTTTCCCAGTACGAATGTAAAGCGTATATTGGACTATTAAAACATTCTCCAGTAACAGGGTATGAAGTGAGTAAACAGACAGGAGTACCTCGTTCTATGATTTATGAAGTGCTCGGTAAATTGATGGATAAAGGAGCGGTGCATATCGTTCCGTCAGAACCGGTGAAATATGTACCGGTACCAGCTACCGAATTAATGAATCGAATGCGAAAAGATTTTGAGAAGTCCTTTGAATTTTTAGATGAGAAATTAAATTGTTTAGAACAAGAGCGACAAATAGATGTAATTTCGCATATTCGCTCAAATGATCGTGTTTTAAAAGAAATATGCAATATAATTAGTAGAGCGAAGGAAGAGCTATGGATTTCTGTATGGGAAGATCAAGTGCATGAAATTGAGCCATATATTCATCAAAAGGAAGAGGAAGGCGTACATATATTTTCAATCTTATTCGGTGCTCCGGATACAACAATAGGCGCGACATTTCACCATAATTATATGACGCCCCACGTTGTTGAAAAGAGAATGGGTGGTCATTTAACTGTTATCGCGCGTGATGGAGAGGAAGTATTAATTGCGAACTTCTCAAATGATAGTACTTCATGGGCGGTTACAACGTATGACCCAGCTTTAGTTCTCGTTGCTACAGAGTATGTGCGACACGATATTATGGTTGAAGAAATCACGAAGGAATTTGGTGCGGATAAGTTAGATACGTTATGGCGTGAAAATATAGATTTAGTTCATGTCGTAACAGGAAAACGAACTTTAGAAGGAATGGAGGATGACACGGATGAGTAA
- a CDS encoding VanZ family protein, with product MLIDFDGFILIGAFIILLFLLLFFKLHLKKRNMYLLFFSIFYLYLCVVFNYTQFPIIIDENMKKDIGQNVWRDANFIPFNTEHFAITTSILNILLTIPFGFGFPYIKKTNFKQVVLLGIVLGFLLETLQLLSALYAGFTFRYVDINDVIFNCMGVILGYGISKGFTLVYRAFIHKFDIKLNSFLRYIYETNDRSI from the coding sequence ATGCTAATTGACTTTGATGGTTTTATTCTTATTGGAGCGTTTATTATATTGTTATTTTTACTTCTCTTTTTTAAATTACACCTAAAAAAGAGAAACATGTACTTACTATTTTTTTCAATATTTTATTTGTACCTTTGTGTAGTATTTAATTATACCCAATTCCCAATTATTATAGATGAAAATATGAAAAAAGACATTGGACAAAATGTATGGAGAGATGCTAATTTTATACCATTTAACACGGAACATTTTGCTATAACAACATCAATACTTAATATACTACTAACAATTCCTTTTGGCTTTGGTTTTCCTTATATAAAAAAGACGAATTTCAAACAGGTTGTTTTATTAGGAATTGTATTAGGATTCTTATTAGAAACTTTACAACTTTTATCAGCACTTTATGCCGGATTCACTTTTCGATATGTCGATATAAACGATGTAATATTTAATTGTATGGGTGTCATTTTAGGGTACGGTATATCAAAAGGTTTTACCCTTGTGTATAGAGCATTTATACACAAATTTGATATTAAATTGAATTCCTTTTTAAGATATATTTATGAAACAAACGACCGGTCTATATAA
- a CDS encoding flagellar basal-body rod protein FlgG, whose product MNGLYIGSMGMMNYMQRINVHSNNVANAQTTGFKAENMTSKVFDVQDTYRRGDGAVTNIGSVDYAVVPAATHVNLVQGNIQMTNSATDFFLDDGTSGAASFFVTSKNNETFLTRDGSFTLNSDRYLQTTSGAFVMGENNERIRIPEGAKVAVQADGTLYDAVTQNNIARLQTKTVGAEANNRLVQRENKSFTLAEGNIADLPNGVGTVKNYMLENSNVDMTKEMADLMTDQKMISASQRVMTSFDKIYEKEANEILR is encoded by the coding sequence ATGAACGGTCTTTATATAGGTTCTATGGGTATGATGAATTACATGCAGCGTATTAATGTTCATTCGAATAACGTTGCAAATGCTCAAACGACAGGATTTAAAGCAGAAAATATGACTTCTAAAGTATTTGATGTACAAGACACATATCGCCGCGGAGATGGGGCTGTGACAAATATCGGTTCGGTCGATTACGCTGTAGTTCCAGCCGCAACACATGTGAACTTAGTACAAGGAAATATACAAATGACAAATAGTGCTACAGATTTCTTTTTAGATGACGGTACGTCTGGCGCAGCTTCGTTTTTCGTTACATCTAAAAATAATGAAACGTTTTTAACGAGAGACGGTAGTTTTACATTAAATAGTGATCGTTATCTGCAAACAACTTCAGGTGCTTTCGTAATGGGTGAGAATAATGAACGTATTCGTATTCCAGAAGGAGCAAAGGTAGCTGTACAAGCAGACGGTACGTTATATGATGCGGTGACGCAAAATAATATTGCTCGCCTGCAAACAAAAACAGTAGGTGCAGAAGCGAATAATCGTCTCGTACAAAGAGAGAACAAAAGCTTTACTCTAGCAGAAGGAAACATTGCTGATTTACCGAACGGGGTAGGGACAGTAAAAAATTATATGCTAGAAAATTCAAATGTAGATATGACGAAAGAGATGGCTGATCTTATGACAGATCAAAAAATGATTTCAGCATCACAACGCGTTATGACTTCATTTGATAAAATTTATGAAAAAGAAGCGAATGAAATATTGAGATAG
- a CDS encoding AzlC family ABC transporter permease, producing MSKAQAHVALQSEDTFQQGVKDCLPTVFGYLSIGIAAGVIAKTAGFSIIEIAFMSTLIYAGSAQFILAGMYAAGAPASAIIFTVFFVNLRHLLMSAALAPYFTKIPLFKNLIIGSQITDETFGVAVQHAAQKGYLGERWMIGLNVTAYLNWILATIIGGLFGEWIPDPHTYGMDYALPAMFIGLFVLQLISSKPKLAIHLTVAIVAIMIAYVSHLFMPDSIAVIIATLLAATIGVVIEKWK from the coding sequence ATGAGTAAAGCTCAGGCACATGTAGCTTTGCAGAGCGAGGATACATTTCAGCAAGGAGTAAAAGATTGCTTACCAACTGTATTTGGATATTTGAGCATCGGTATAGCAGCTGGTGTTATTGCAAAAACAGCAGGTTTTTCCATCATTGAAATTGCGTTTATGTCCACTTTAATTTATGCAGGTTCTGCCCAATTTATATTAGCTGGTATGTATGCAGCTGGTGCACCTGCTTCTGCAATTATTTTCACCGTATTTTTTGTTAATTTACGCCATTTATTAATGAGTGCAGCGCTTGCGCCGTATTTTACGAAAATTCCTCTATTTAAAAACTTAATCATCGGTTCGCAAATTACGGATGAAACTTTCGGCGTTGCAGTTCAGCATGCAGCGCAAAAAGGATATTTAGGTGAAAGATGGATGATCGGGCTTAACGTAACAGCGTATTTAAATTGGATTCTTGCTACCATTATTGGCGGTCTATTTGGTGAATGGATACCAGACCCGCATACGTACGGGATGGATTATGCATTACCAGCGATGTTTATCGGATTATTTGTACTTCAGCTCATAAGTAGTAAACCGAAACTAGCAATTCACCTTACTGTTGCAATTGTAGCGATTATGATTGCATACGTTTCACACTTATTTATGCCTGATAGTATAGCGGTTATTATTGCAACACTATTAGCTGCGACGATTGGAGTGGTGATTGAAAAATGGAAATGA
- a CDS encoding dienelactone hydrolase family protein, producing MKKKLALIAVHEIYGVNDHMQHVTHHFTSSHIDVFCPNLLQSQHTFHYSDEEKAYHFFMNHIGFENGKKQIDEFITHLSSSYTHIGLIGFSVGATISWLCSNNPKIDFIIGCYGSRIRDYVHMKPTCATLLIFPEKESSFSVSSFIQTLQQQKNPLLEIQQLHGEHGFLNPYTEKYNGHSTKQAYNLIDSFLVKSTLIKEI from the coding sequence ATGAAGAAAAAATTAGCTCTCATTGCTGTTCATGAAATCTATGGTGTGAACGACCATATGCAGCACGTTACCCACCACTTCACTTCATCTCATATAGATGTATTCTGTCCTAATCTTCTACAATCGCAACATACATTTCATTATAGTGATGAAGAAAAAGCATATCATTTTTTTATGAATCATATTGGATTTGAGAATGGAAAAAAGCAAATTGACGAATTCATTACTCATCTCTCTAGTAGTTACACACACATTGGACTTATTGGCTTTAGTGTTGGCGCTACCATCTCATGGCTATGTAGTAACAATCCGAAAATAGATTTTATTATCGGATGTTACGGTTCTCGTATACGCGACTATGTTCATATGAAACCAACTTGTGCTACCTTACTTATTTTCCCTGAAAAAGAATCTAGTTTTTCAGTATCCTCTTTCATTCAAACATTACAGCAACAAAAGAATCCTTTATTAGAAATACAACAACTACACGGTGAACATGGATTTCTAAATCCGTACACTGAAAAATATAACGGGCACTCTACAAAACAAGCATACAATTTAATAGATTCGTTTCTTGTAAAAAGCACTCTTATAAAGGAGATTTAA